The Streptomyces fungicidicus nucleotide sequence CACCGTGAGGGAGCCGAAGGCGGCCCGGCGGGCGATGGCCCGGCACTCCATCGGGGACAGGTCCTGGGCCTCGTCGACCACCACGTGCCCGTACCCCTCGGGGTGCTCGACCAGCCCGGCGACCTCGTCGAGCAGCACCAGGTCCGCGGCGGACCAGCGCGCCGACTTCCACGACCGCGGCGGCCGCCCCCACAGCACGGCCCGCTGCTCCCCGGCGTCCAGCACCCCCTCGGCGGCGGCGGCCAGCACGCCGGGGTCACCGAGCAGTCCGGCCACGACCTCCTCCGCCCGCGTCCGGGGCCACACGGCGTCGACGTACGCCGACACCGGGCGCGCCCGCTCGATCCGGCGCACCCAGGCGGTGCCGCGGGGCCCGCTGCGCCGCTCGGCCCGTTCCCGCACCGCCGCCACGATCCGGGCCCGCACCCGCTCGCGCCCGACGCCGTACGGGGGTTCCCCGGCCCGTACGTCCGCCACGATCCGGGCCAGTTCGTCCGCGTCGAGCCGCCAGCGGTACAAACCGTCGGGAACGGCGAGGGAGTCGGTCCGGTCGGCGCGCACCCCCGCGTACAGGGCCCGGCGCAGCACCTCGGCCATCCGGACGTCGTGTTTGACGGCGGCGGCCCGCTCGTCGTCGGTCCCGGTGACCGGGTGCCGGGCGATCTCCTCGGTGAGGGTGGACTGCCGTACGCCGGTCTCGCCGAGGGCGGGCAGGACCTCGGAGATGTAGGAGAGGAAGGTGCGGCTGGGGCCGAGGATGAGCATGCCGCCGCGCCGGATGCGCTGCGGGTGGGTGTAGAGCAGATAGGCCGCCCGGTGCAGGCCGACGGCGGTCTTGCCGGTGCCGGGCGCCCCCTGTACGCACACGGAGCCCGCCAGGTCCCCGCGGACGAGGTCGTCCTGCTCGGGCTGGATGGTGGCGGCGATGTCCCGCATGGGCCCGACGCGGGGCCGCTCGATCTCCCGGGCCACGATGCCGCTGACCCGCTCCTCGCCCCGCTCCAGGTGCTCGTCCTCCAGCCCGGTCAGGTCTCCGGAGTCGCCGCGGCTGCCGGGCGCCCAGCCGAACCTCCGGCGCACGGCGACGCCCCGCGGGTCGCGGGCGGAGGCCTGGTAGAAGGCGCGGGAGACGGGCGCCCGCCAGTCGACCACGAGGGGCGGGGCGGCGGGGTGCTCGGTGATCCGCAGCCGGCCGACGTGGTAGCTCTGACCGGAGTGGCCGCCGTCGCCCGGCGCGAAGTCCAGCCGCCCGAAGAACAGCGGCCCCGGGGGCAGTTCCCGCAACTCCTTGGCCCGACTGCGCAGCCGGTGTCCGAGGACCTCGGCGTCGGCGCCGGACGCGGAGACGTCCTCGCCGGTGACGACCTGCTCGTCGGCGCCGGTGAGCATGGCGTCGAGGGCGCGGCGGCAGTGGTCGTGGTGGGCGCGTTCCCGGTCGAGGGCGTGCCGGAGGGCGGGCTCGGGTGACGTCATTCCACCGAGCGTAACAAATAAAGCAACCGAGTCACGTTTTTTACTGAGCTTCACCCAGGAGCGGCGGCAGTGCCCGCGCCAGCACCCCGAACGCCCGCTCGGCCGCCGCCACCGCGTCGCCCCGCACCTCGCCGGCCCGCTCCCCCGCCGCGATCCGCCGCCAGTTCTCCTGCGCGAGGATCCGCCGCACGGCGGTGATCTGCCCCGCCGCCAGCCGCGCGCCGAGGCCGCCCCCGAGCGCCTCGGCCAGCGCCTCCTCGGACCGCTCCAGATGGCCGTGCAGCCGCGCGACCAGCGCCGGCGTGCCGTAGAGCAGCGCGTGGAAGGCGAGCACGTCGGGATCGTCGCTGAGCCCGGTGACCGGATCGCCCCGCCGAAGGCCGTCCAGGAAGTGCCGCCGCAACGCCTCCACGGGCGCCGGACCCTCCGCGGCCACCCTGGCCGCCTCGCCCTCGTGGTCGGCGATCCGGTACAGGACCAGGTCCTCCTTGGCCGGGAAGTACCGGAAGAGCGTCGGCTTGGAGATCTCGGCCGCGGCCGCCACCTCCGCGACGGACACCGCGTCGAAGCCCCGCTCCAGGAAGAGCCTGATGGCGGTGTCCGACACGGTCCGGTACGTCCGCAGCTTCTTCCGCTCCCGCAGCCCGATCTCACCCATACGGCGAGCCTACGCACCCGCCCACCGACGCCGCTCCTCCCTGGGGCGACGGCGGGAAGCCGCTCACGCGGAGAGCTGGTTCCAGACCGAGTCGAACCACTTCCGCATGCCGT carries:
- a CDS encoding HelD family protein, giving the protein MTSPEPALRHALDRERAHHDHCRRALDAMLTGADEQVVTGEDVSASGADAEVLGHRLRSRAKELRELPPGPLFFGRLDFAPGDGGHSGQSYHVGRLRITEHPAAPPLVVDWRAPVSRAFYQASARDPRGVAVRRRFGWAPGSRGDSGDLTGLEDEHLERGEERVSGIVAREIERPRVGPMRDIAATIQPEQDDLVRGDLAGSVCVQGAPGTGKTAVGLHRAAYLLYTHPQRIRRGGMLILGPSRTFLSYISEVLPALGETGVRQSTLTEEIARHPVTGTDDERAAAVKHDVRMAEVLRRALYAGVRADRTDSLAVPDGLYRWRLDADELARIVADVRAGEPPYGVGRERVRARIVAAVRERAERRSGPRGTAWVRRIERARPVSAYVDAVWPRTRAEEVVAGLLGDPGVLAAAAEGVLDAGEQRAVLWGRPPRSWKSARWSAADLVLLDEVAGLVEHPEGYGHVVVDEAQDLSPMECRAIARRAAFGSLTVLGDLAQGTTPWAARSWQAVLRQLGKPDAAVVPLTTGFRVPRAVVGLTNRLLERLDVDVPAARSLRGDGELRTRKVAGPGGVPEAVVAAVRDALEREGSVGVVAADADVPRLRRALAGAGVAAAGPEALGARVAVVPASAVKGLEYDHVVAVEPAAIAEAEERGLHRLYVVLTRAVSRLEVVRARELPF
- a CDS encoding TetR family transcriptional regulator codes for the protein MGEIGLRERKKLRTYRTVSDTAIRLFLERGFDAVSVAEVAAAAEISKPTLFRYFPAKEDLVLYRIADHEGEAARVAAEGPAPVEALRRHFLDGLRRGDPVTGLSDDPDVLAFHALLYGTPALVARLHGHLERSEEALAEALGGGLGARLAAGQITAVRRILAQENWRRIAAGERAGEVRGDAVAAAERAFGVLARALPPLLGEAQ